One window of the Triticum dicoccoides isolate Atlit2015 ecotype Zavitan chromosome 3B, WEW_v2.0, whole genome shotgun sequence genome contains the following:
- the LOC119280446 gene encoding 30S ribosomal protein S7, chloroplastic-like → MSRRGTAEKRTAKSDPIFRNRLVNMVVNRILKDGKKSLAYQILYRAVKKIQQKTETNPLLVLRQEIHRVTPNIGVKTRRNKKGSTRKVPIEIGSKQGRALAIRWLVEASQKRSGRNMAFKLSSELVDAAKGSGGAIRKKEATHIMAEANRALAHFC, encoded by the coding sequence ATGTCACGTCGAGGTACTGCAGAAAAAAGAACTGCAAAATCTGATCCAATTTTTCGTAATCGATTAGTTAACATGGTGGTTAACCGTATTCTGAAAGACGGAAAAAAATCATTGGCTTATCAAATTCTCTATCGAGCCGTGAAAAAGATTCAACAAAAGACAGAAACAAATCCACTATTGGTTTTACGTCAAGAAATACATAGAGTAACTCCCAATATAGGAGTAAAAACAAGACGTAATAAAAAAGGATCGACGCGGAAAGTTCCGATTGAAATAGGATCtaaacaaggaagagcacttgcCATTCGTTGGTTAGTAGAAGCATCCCAAAAGCGTTCGGGTCGAAATATGGCTTTCAAATTAAGTTCCGAATTAGTAGATGCTGCCAAAGGGAGTGGGGGTGCCATACGCAAAAAGGAAGCGACTCATATAATGGCAGAGGCAAATAGAGCTCTTGCACATTTTTGTTAA